ACTAATTGCTGAGAGAAATTAAAGCaataatctttgataaatatataattatgtaacataaaacataaatatgctaaatttaaatttgttaCCTATAAGTTCATTTTGTATTACAAAGCACCGAAATTCTGTACAAGGATTAATATCCTTCCATTGCTTTAAGATAAGAGAAGATTTTATAGGAGTTTCatgatttatataattttttgtatTATTCAAATCTTTGGCAATTCTATCTGAACTTTTTAGTAATAAGTATACTTCTTCCAATGTCTTGCATTTCAGAGTTTTAGTTGGTGCAACCCAGGTCGCATCCTGAAAATATTTTCcagttaaattaaatattttccagTAGAAGCCAAAATTTTTACATACCAGAGGTGAACTCCAATTACTTTTTATGAAAACTGCACCATATTCGTCTATGACATCTTGAATTTGTTGACTGAATTGTGGAAATGTTGGTTGAGCCTCGAGTGAATGCTGAAacaaaataatttctaattgCCTTTTTTTATGTACACATTTTAAACCTACCTCATCGTTTACTACTGGAGATCCATCCATCCACTCTGTATTCTGCAATGTGGAATCTGTTGCCTCAACGGGTAAAACAAATGCATCGTGTTCCAAGTACTTAAGTACTTCATCAGGAATATGAATAATTGTAGCTCTCAAAGAATCTTTAGAAAATAGAGGGTGCCATGATGTAAATGAGCATTCAGGTTTTAAACTGTTGACCATGTTGAGCCTACACCTAATTGATCAAGAGCTTTTACTGACAAATCAACCGAaagtttttaatttaaactttttaatgaacgcaTTGTACTTGCTACTTACTTAACTTTAGAATTTATCGAGTTATTCTGTAACTCAGTTTTGTAcaaatttaatgtaaattctGAAAACTAGTAAACGTCAAATATTATTAATGAGTGA
The Bombus vancouverensis nearcticus chromosome 6, iyBomVanc1_principal, whole genome shotgun sequence DNA segment above includes these coding regions:
- the LOC117158001 gene encoding translation initiation factor eIF2 assembly protein isoform X1, translated to MVNSLKPECSFTSWHPLFSKDSLRATIIHIPDEVLKYLEHDAFVLPVEATDSTLQNTEWMDGSPVVNDEVGLKCVHKKRQLEIILFQHSLEAQPTFPQFSQQIQDVIDEYGAVFIKSNWSSPLDATWVAPTKTLKCKTLEEVYLLLKSSDRIAKDLNNTKNYINHETPIKSSLILKQWKDINPCTEFRCFVIQNELIAISQRDISQYHSYNESEKYNIQTDIKSLFMERIKNRFPLNNYSFDVIRHKKEKVKIVDFGPLDESVTKGTLFTYEELQNLEESIPEFRFIGEEIGIQPKAPNHFCIPQEINEFFQSNESSTLLDIIRREVESQRKEYESANSNSLEHD
- the LOC117158001 gene encoding translation initiation factor eIF2 assembly protein isoform X2, translated to MVNSLKPECSFTSWHPLFSKDSLRATIIHIPDEVLKYLEHDAFVLPVEATDSTLQNTEWMDGSPVVNDEHSLEAQPTFPQFSQQIQDVIDEYGAVFIKSNWSSPLDATWVAPTKTLKCKTLEEVYLLLKSSDRIAKDLNNTKNYINHETPIKSSLILKQWKDINPCTEFRCFVIQNELIAISQRDISQYHSYNESEKYNIQTDIKSLFMERIKNRFPLNNYSFDVIRHKKEKVKIVDFGPLDESVTKGTLFTYEELQNLEESIPEFRFIGEEIGIQPKAPNHFCIPQEINEFFQSNESSTLLDIIRREVESQRKEYESANSNSLEHD